In the Populus trichocarpa isolate Nisqually-1 chromosome 1, P.trichocarpa_v4.1, whole genome shotgun sequence genome, one interval contains:
- the LOC112324533 gene encoding uncharacterized protein LOC112324533, which yields MHDLRKNHKFQIGAVAEPRVSGFRADKIIEKLKFESSFRVEAQGMSGGLWLMWNNSNVNVKILNSSRHFIHGSVDKGSSEAWLFTVVYANPNAILKKQCFEEVANLARNVRLPWMVIGDFNEILMATEKSGGVGVDNRRIHRFAKWVQECKLIDLGSKGPKYTWRGGIRNGYMRVQERLDRCFGNAQWRQLFQDANVLVLPRVRSDHHLILVELKEQRVTVQGEGRPFRFEAAWLQHREFAEFLKNQWETDAEVPTALEGLTVQLKIWNKWVYGNIFQKKRKVLARLGEIQKAIAVRGNPHLYQLEDDLSAEYNQILRQEEIHWFQKSRCNWISFGDRNTSYFHTKTIIRRQRNKIKALKNELQVWVWEENKLKDMAREFYQKLFWQDQEETREDIRLEGNFPIIDQNHINQLEAPILDDEIKAAIFGMKPYKAPGPDGYQPIFYQSQWHVIGQSFCRYVRDIFTSNKDMSRINHSYLVLIPKVQMPEYLHQFRPIGLCNVILKALSKVIVGRLQALMPNLISEVQSNFVPGRQITDNIIVAQEVIHSMRKMKGKKGFMTIKVDLEKAYDILSWKFIRETLIDARLPSDLIRVIMQSIETQTLSVLWNGSATQKFSPNRDDMLLFTEASMDQLERVTKCLDTFCAASGQKENHLWVKVLKDKYMSTRRREGNPVAIPSDSVLWKAICKEWDTVNQNATWNVGNGKRILFWRDSWLESYGPIINHLEREVQVETLDYTVADMVDDRGNWKWDVFAHLIPIQIVMSIVGYTPPMQDGIDDTVGWDHSSNGKLTVRTAYMVLEERGEMDQDPIWRLIRKWQGMERIKVFLWTVAHNSIMTNDLRYRRHLTANRFCDHCGTEVETLTHALRDCPKARKIWEVFVKVENRELFFSQNWYAWLVSNMSARNRNTDHGAWSLEFGIALWYIWKERCNRVFGVDQGNWFRAILAIKRMVRDTEFTQRHGNDEGRSSKEDTQVGWKYPQEERIKLNVDGCSKGNPGVAGAGGVIRDHLGVWIGGFARNIGICSSVNAELWAVYVGLQLAWDRGFRKVDLESDSKVVVGLINGDSVRVDMNYNIIMHIIGMLGRDWEVTTYHVYREANCVADWLANYGLTRDLLDRGSDVLEEPPSGLYPLLYYDLIGSTVTRSI from the exons ATGCACGATTTgaggaaaaatcataaatttcaaaTAGGGGCAGTAGCAGAGCCGAGAGTTAGTGGGTTCCGAGctgataaaattattgaaaaactgAAATTTGAGTCTAGCTTTAGAGTTGAGGCTCAAGGGATGTCGGGTGGATTATGGTTGATGTGGAATAATTCGAATGTTAATGTTAAGATATTGAATTCTTCTCGGCATTTTATACATGGAAGTGTTGATAAAGGGAGCAGTGAGGCTTGGTTATTTACAGTAGTTTATGCTAATCCCaatgctattttaaaaaaacagtgcTTTGAAGAAGTTGCTAATTTGGCTAGAAATGTCAGATTACCATGGATGGTTATTGGGGATTTTAATGAGATCCTGATGGCTACGGAAAAATCCGGGGGAGTTGGAGTAGATAATCGTAGAATTCATCGTTTTGCTAAATGGGTTCAAGAATGTAAATTGATAGATTTAGGCAGCAAAGGTCCGAAATACACATGGAGAGGGGGTATTAGAAATGGTTATATGCGGGTTCAGGAAAGATTGGATAGGTGTTTTGGTAATGCTCAGTGGAGGCAGCTGTTCCAAGATGCTAATGTGTTAGTTCTTCCAAGGGTTAGGTCAGATCACCACCTTATCTTGGTAGAGCTCAAGGAGCAGAGAGTTACAGTTCAAGGAGAAGGAAGACCGTTTCGGTTTGAAGCAGCCTGGCTACAACATAGGGAGTTTGCAgaattcttgaaaaatcaatGGGAGACGGATGCAGAGGTGCCAACAGCCTTAGAAGGTTTGACGGTGCAGTTGAAGATATGGAATAAATGGGTGTATGGCAACATTTtccagaagaaaagaaaggttttGGCGAGATTAGGCGAAATTCAGAAAGCAATAGCGGTTAGAGGAAATCCGCATCTGTACCAATTGGAGGATGACCTATCGGCTGAATATAATCAAATTCTTAGACAGGAGGAGATTCACTGGTTCCAGAAGTCAAGATGTAATTGGATCTCTTTTGGAGATAGGAACACTTCCTATTTCCACACGAAGACCATCATTAGAAGGcaaaggaataaaataaaagctttgaagaatgagCTGCAGGTTTGGGTTTGGGAGGAAAATAAGTTAAAGGATATGGCTAGGGAgttttatcaaaaattattttggcaaGATCAGGAGGAGACTCGGGAAGATATTCGGTTGGAGGGTAATTTTCCAATTATTGATCAAAACCATATAAATCAGCTAGAAGCCCCAATTCTAGACGATGAAATTAAGGCGGCTATATTTGGGATGAAGCCTTATAAAGCCCCGGGACCGGATGGGTATCAGCCAATATTTTATCAGTCTCAGTGGCATGTGATTGGCCAATCTTTTTGCAGGTATGTTAGAGACATTTTTACAAGCAATAAGGACATGTCGAGAATAAATCACTCATATTTAGTCTTGATTCCAAAAGTCCAGATGCCTGAGTACCTACATCAGTTTAGACCAATTGGTCTTTGTAATGTGATTTTAAAGGCATTGTCAAAAGTAATAGTGGGGAGACTACAAGCTTTGATGCCAAATCTCATCAGTGAAGTGCAGAGCAACTTTGTGCCGGGAAGACAAATTACAGACAATATTATCGTTGCCCAGGAAGTCATTCATTCCATGCGCAAGATGAAAGGTAAAAAAGGCTTTATGACGATTAAAGTGGATCTTGAAAAAGCTTATGATATATTAAGCTGGAAGTTTATCAGAGAAACTCTCATTGATGCTAGACTTCCTAGTGATCTAATAAGAGTCATCATGCAGAGTATAGAAACACAAACACTTAGTGTGCTGTGGAATGGAAGTGCAACTCAGAAATTCAGTCCTAACAGAG ACGACATGTTGTTGTTTACAGAGGCAAGTATGGATCAGCTGGAGAGAGTTACTAAATGTCTTGATACTTTTTGTGCAGCGTCGGGGCAGAAG GAGAATCATCTTTGGGTAAAAGTTCTAAAGGACAAGTATATGAGCACTAGGAGAAGGGAAGGTAATCCGGTGGCAATACCGTCTGACTCAGTGTTGTGGAAGGCCATTTGTAAAGAATGGGACACGGTGAACCAGAATGCAACCTGGAATGTAGGGAATGGCAAACGGATTTTATTTTGGAGAGACAGTTGGTTGGAGAGTTATGGGCCTATCATTAATCATTTAGAGAGGGAGGTGCAGGTAGAGACTCTTGATTATACGGTGGCTGATATGGTGGACGATAGGGGCAATTGGAAATGGGATGTGTTTGCCCATCTAATTCCTATACAAATTGTGATGAGCATTGTTGGATACACTCCACCAATGCAAGATGGAATAGACGACACGGTGGGTTGGGATCATTCTTCAAATGGAAAGCTTACAGTCCGAACTGCTTATATGGTTTTAGAGGAAAGGGGGGAGATGGATCAAGACCCTATTTGGAGGTTGATTAGAAAGTGGCAAGGCATGGAGCGTATCAAAGTGTTTCTTTGGACGGTAGCCCATAATTCTATTATGACCAATGACCTGAGATATCGGAGACATTTAACAGCTAATAGATTTTGTGATCATTGTGGTACTGAAGTGGAAACATTAACCCATGCGTTGCGCGATTGCCCTAAAGCTCGCAAAATTTGGGAGGTGTTCGTAAAGGTAGAGAATAGAGAGTTATTCTTCAGTCAAAATTGGTATGCATGGCTGGTATCAAATATGTCCGCCAGAAATAGAAATACGGATCATGGGGCTTGGTCGTTGGAATTCGGAATAGCTCTATGGTATATTTGGAAAGAAAGGTGCAATAGAGTTTTTGGAGTAGATCAGGGTAATTGGTTTAGGGCTATTCTTGCTATAAAAAGAATGGTCCGGGATACTGAGTTTACTCAAAGGCATGGTAATGATGAGGGAAGAAGCAGTAAGGAAGATACTCAGGTTGGGTGGAAATACCCACAAGAAGAGCGGATCAAGCTAAACGTGGATGGATGCAGCAAAGGAAATCCAGGAGTGGCAGGTGCTGGAGGAGTGATTAGAGACCATTTGGGAGTGTGGATAGGGGGATTTGCAAGGAATATTGGTATTTGTTCGTCAGTTAATGCAGAGTTATGGGCGGTCTATGTTGGGCTTCAACTTGCATGGGATAGAGGGTTTAGGAAGGTGGATTTGGAATCCGATTCCAAAGTTGTAGTGGGTCTCATTAATGGGGATAGTGTGAGAGTGGACatgaattataatataattatgcatATTATAGGTATGTTAGGGAGGGATTGGGAAGTAACAACTTATCATGTGTATAGGGAGGCCAATTGTGTGGCCGATTGGTTGGCAAATTATGGGCTAACTAGGGATTTATTAGACAGGGGATCAGATGTGTTAGAAGAACCACCGTCGGGGCTTTATCCCTTATTGTATTATGACCTGATTGGGTCTACTGTTACTCGTTCAATTTAG